In the genome of Parus major isolate Abel chromosome 3, Parus_major1.1, whole genome shotgun sequence, the window GCTGCGCCCCGCCGCTGCCGCGCCGCCTCTGCGGCCGGGTCAGCTCTTCCCCTTCGGGCGCGGCAAGCGCTGCTTGTTCCGCTGGCGCCCGGACACGCTTTTCGCCGcgctccgccgccgcccgcTCCGCGCCCTGCTCCTGGCGCTGCCCGCCGGGCTCGCCTCGGGACCCCCCCGCCTCCTCGGCAGCTGCGCCGTGTCTCTGGCCCCCGCCGCCGAGCTGCTGCAGCGGCCCGGGGCGCCCTCCTCCTGCGGCCGCCGCGGCCGCTTCGCTCTGCGGGACACCGCGGGCCGCCCCGTCGGGGAGCTGGTCCTGAGCTACCGCCTCAGCAGCCTGCAGGCCGGTGAGGCGAGTCCCGCCAGCCCCCGCGCTGCCACACCGCCTGCCAGCACCCCTGAACCGCGAGAcgacgaggaggaggagaaggaagaggaggaggaggaggaggaggaagaggaggagagtgAGCAGCTGGAAGGCAATGTCTTTTGCCCTCCGCTGCTCTACTACAGCCGTCAGCCGGCTGAGCCCCAGCGGAAGCCAGCAACAGTGGGGCAGTGGGAGCATGTCGAGCCCCAGAGACCGCAGCAGGACAAGGGCCACAGCCCACCACGTCCCAGTGCTGGGCCCTCGCTGCTGCACCCCGCcagccagggacagctccaCAACACCCTGGTGCAGCTGCCGCTACTCAGTGCCTTGCTGGCGGAGCTGGCGGTGCTCACAGGCAGcgctgtgcctgctgctgctgctgtccaccccCATCTTGCCTGGCCCTACCAAGGCCCGGAGAGTGGGGATGCGGCCTCACGGTCCCCCAGTCGTTCCACTGCCGTCAAGCCTGCAGAGACACCTGTggagcctggcaggagcagtgAAGTCACGAGCCCTCAGTTTAAACAGGGCTGTCATAAGGCCATCTCCCCAGGGTCTTCAGGGGTTGGGGGCAGACCCAAGAAAGCTGtgccccagggacagccagcctTTGAAAAGAACTGCAAAGTTAAGGAGAATAGACCTCCCAGAAAGAAATTGTTGTATGGGCTGACAAATACACTGAGGCTACGACTGCAGCAGACCAACCCGGATAAGCTGATAATTCATGAAAGGAGGGAGCAgtacagaaaaaagcaaattgagATGCTGAGAGAGAGAAGCCCCTTATCCAAGAGAAAGCTGGTCAGAAATACTGAAGAACAGCATGTGGTGTCTTGCAGGCATTGTAGCACGGGAGGCAGATCAAAGCGGAATAATCAGTTGGATAAAACTGTTCAGACTTCATTAGAAAACAGTGCTCTCTCTGAGCCAATTTCTGTTGCAGGAGATGTGTCCCCTGGCCTGCAGAAACAATCTATTGCAAGTCTATCCAGGAACAATTCGACTGCAAGCGAGGAATGTCCTTACAAAATAACTACAGCCCCCTTACCAGAGGAAATTCTGTTAAAATCTGCTCACCAGGAAAAGTATGCAAAAGCTCAAgtcccagcagcattcccatcAGATGCTAATGCAAAAGGAAGTTACAATGATGCAATACAGTTAATCCATCGTAAAACCATGGAGCCTGATGATGTGTCTGTTGTAAGTGGTCATAAACTAAGCCCCAGCAGGAGTGTTGAAAACAACTCTGAATTCATATACTCTGATGACTTTGTTGCTAGTCCGGAGAACACAGTTTATTCAGAAGATTTCACCAGTGCTGAGTGTACAGGCAGAGACTCTAAACTTCATGCCAGCAGTCCTGAACCTCTGTGGCTTGAAAGACCAAAGCAAGATAGGTCAGATACAGAGCCAGAATCCAGCAGGTCCAGAATTTCAAAGACAAGTCAAAGAGCTCAAAGTACTTCAGATCTTGTGCCAGTTCCTTCAGCTTCATCTCCAGTCCAGTCTTTGAGGAGAAACTGTGACTTTAAAACCAGCACAGGAACTAGTGCTGAATCTGCTGATTCACTTAACCTTGCTGAGATGGAGGCATCATTATTAGATGAAGAGCAGAAAGCCCAAGAGATGAGTAAGGAAGAGAACAGGGGTGATCaacatattaaagaaatatCTATACTGAGAAGCAAACAAGTTAAATCTGATACTGATCTGAATATAGGAAAGGGGCAGACCTCTATAGGACAAAAACAGTCAGTAACTCAAGTTAGCTCTTACTTGCCGTCTGACATGTCTGATCTTGAACTTAGTGTCCTGGAAAACAGCATGTCAGACAAAGAAGATGATTTTCTGGAGAAACTACATGGTCCTAATGAGTACAAGGACATCAGTGAACTTGTAATAAAAAAGCTCCCAGGATATACAATGTAATTAAAAGTTTTCACTGTCAGGATTAAGATACAATATTTAAACTTTGACAATCCCGTTACATTTAGTTGCACTATATGCAAGCTAATTTAAGATTTTATCATGCACATTTATTATATCAGTGAATTTAgttatgacattttaaaaataaactactaTTTGAATCTCTAACAAATGGTGTCTACAGCCTGACTTCAGCATCATTATCTTAATACAAAAGTAATCCAAACAGCATATGAAACATAATTTACTGTCAAAGGAGAAATTAagacagaagcagcaaaagcagtCATTACCCACAAAAGTAGTCCAGGGTAGAAGTAATAACATGCTACCAGAACAGCCAAGtacaaaattaattcctgaCCAAACAGAAGGTTTTATTCCTCCTGAAAAGTTCCAAGCTTTCCTTTTAAGTAACTAGAAATAGTTACTTAAAACATAGTCACAGCCAGTAGCAACACAGAATTTCATCAGCTAGTCGGTATAATAtgtttgtttcccttttccatcaCTAAATACAGTGACTTGAACTAGATGAGCCCTTCTATAGTTTCTTAGGCTTCATTTAagtcagattttcaaaatttattataGAATAGTGTAAGAATTATTGGTGATAGTAAATCTATGTAATCTGGGAAAGCTTTAAGAGGTGGATGGAAGTTACATGACCTTGAAGACTAAGGGTGTACAAGGAGTAGGGAAGAGCACAGTAAATCTTCAATGCTTCACAACTCCCTGATTGCATTCTCTGAATCTGGGGAAAGAGGTGGGCACCCACAGTCCAGAAACTTGGAACAAGCAAGCTTATTATGTCATGATACAAAGATGCAAGGTAATGAGAAACTTTCCATGTCTCCTTTGCCATTAAGACAGTTGAACTGAAGTTTGCTTTTGATTTCAGGTTTGCTTTTAATGGCTTCCAGTTTGATCATTGAACTTAATGTCTTCTGTTTAACTGCAGAGGTTTTTCTAGAGTCCATATGCCAATCACAAAATTTAGAGATGTTTT includes:
- the MAP10 gene encoding microtubule-associated protein 10 codes for the protein MEGLFALELLVEALRMAESGPAELPEPAEHPAVALRLLDFPTLVLRPAAAAPPLRPGQLFPFGRGKRCLFRWRPDTLFAALRRRPLRALLLALPAGLASGPPRLLGSCAVSLAPAAELLQRPGAPSSCGRRGRFALRDTAGRPVGELVLSYRLSSLQAGEASPASPRAATPPASTPEPRDDEEEEKEEEEEEEEEEEESEQLEGNVFCPPLLYYSRQPAEPQRKPATVGQWEHVEPQRPQQDKGHSPPRPSAGPSLLHPASQGQLHNTLVQLPLLSALLAELAVLTGSAVPAAAAVHPHLAWPYQGPESGDAASRSPSRSTAVKPAETPVEPGRSSEVTSPQFKQGCHKAISPGSSGVGGRPKKAVPQGQPAFEKNCKVKENRPPRKKLLYGLTNTLRLRLQQTNPDKLIIHERREQYRKKQIEMLRERSPLSKRKLVRNTEEQHVVSCRHCSTGGRSKRNNQLDKTVQTSLENSALSEPISVAGDVSPGLQKQSIASLSRNNSTASEECPYKITTAPLPEEILLKSAHQEKYAKAQVPAAFPSDANAKGSYNDAIQLIHRKTMEPDDVSVVSGHKLSPSRSVENNSEFIYSDDFVASPENTVYSEDFTSAECTGRDSKLHASSPEPLWLERPKQDRSDTEPESSRSRISKTSQRAQSTSDLVPVPSASSPVQSLRRNCDFKTSTGTSAESADSLNLAEMEASLLDEEQKAQEMSKEENRGDQHIKEISILRSKQVKSDTDLNIGKGQTSIGQKQSVTQVSSYLPSDMSDLELSVLENSMSDKEDDFLEKLHGPNEYKDISELVIKKLPGYTM